Proteins encoded within one genomic window of Deltaproteobacteria bacterium:
- a CDS encoding ATP-binding cassette domain-containing protein — protein sequence MLEVEHLCIHGPDFELFEDLSFRVPPGAVLPLMGPSGCGKSTLLACISGVLPTAFNYTGTISLNGSKLDSVPVEERRIGILFQDDLLFPHMTVAENLMFGIPARIRRPQRIGQALAALKAVSMEAFTHRRVTTLSGGQKARVSLMRTLLSKPKAMLLDEPFSRLDRELRTSFRELVFSKIRAMGVPTILVTHDHEDLPPGVEPILLRPPEKKHAG from the coding sequence ATGTTAGAAGTCGAGCACCTTTGCATACACGGCCCCGATTTCGAATTATTCGAGGACCTGAGTTTTCGAGTCCCCCCCGGGGCCGTGTTGCCGTTGATGGGTCCCAGCGGTTGCGGCAAGTCAACCCTTCTGGCTTGCATCTCGGGCGTTTTGCCGACCGCATTCAACTACACCGGGACCATAAGCCTGAACGGCTCAAAGCTGGACAGCGTTCCTGTGGAGGAGCGCAGGATCGGCATTCTGTTCCAGGACGATCTTCTGTTCCCCCACATGACCGTGGCCGAAAACCTTATGTTCGGCATTCCGGCCCGCATTCGGAGACCGCAGCGAATAGGGCAGGCCCTGGCGGCCCTGAAAGCGGTTTCCATGGAGGCGTTCACCCATCGGCGGGTGACGACCCTTTCCGGCGGTCAGAAGGCGCGCGTCTCCCTGATGCGGACCTTGCTGTCGAAGCCAAAAGCCATGCTCCTGGATGAGCCTTTTTCCCGATTGGACCGGGAATTGAGGACCAGTTTTCGGGAACTGGTTTTTTCGAAGATTCGTGCGATGGGGGTTCCGACCATACTGGTAACCCATGATCACGAGGATCTGCCTCCCGGCGTGGAGCCGATCCTTTTACGTCCACCGGAGAAGAAACATGCTGGATAA
- a CDS encoding CDP-alcohol phosphatidyltransferase family protein, whose protein sequence is MLDKWGIKVTRLPLKVLARPFEMAGITANQVSVAGFFIGVLSVPLLALQQYKAALILIILNRILDGVDGTLARKAGITDRGGFLDITLDFIFYSAVPLGFALADPAHNALPAAVLIFSFVGTASSFLAFAVMAAKRGLDSPNDGRKSLYYLSGITEGTETILFFTAVCILPDRFAVLAFTFALLCGTTAVGRTVAGYKTLD, encoded by the coding sequence ATGCTGGATAAGTGGGGCATCAAGGTTACGCGGTTGCCGCTTAAGGTTCTGGCCCGGCCTTTCGAAATGGCGGGGATCACGGCCAACCAGGTGTCCGTGGCCGGGTTTTTCATCGGTGTCCTGTCGGTTCCGCTGCTGGCCCTGCAGCAATACAAGGCGGCGCTTATCCTGATTATACTCAACCGTATTCTGGACGGCGTCGACGGCACCCTGGCCCGCAAGGCCGGGATCACCGATCGCGGCGGTTTTCTGGACATCACCCTCGATTTCATCTTCTACAGCGCGGTGCCCCTGGGCTTTGCCCTGGCCGATCCGGCCCACAATGCGCTGCCGGCCGCCGTCCTGATTTTCTCCTTCGTCGGAACCGCTTCCAGTTTTCTGGCTTTTGCCGTCATGGCGGCCAAGCGCGGCCTGGACAGCCCGAACGACGGCCGCAAGTCGCTCTACTATCTCAGCGGGATAACCGAGGGCACTGAAACGATTCTTTTTTTTACCGCCGTATGCATTCTGCCGGACCGCTTCGCGGTTCTGGCTTTTACGTTTGCCCTGCTGTGCGGGACAACCGCCGTCGGCCGCACGGTTGCCGGATACAAAACCCTGGATTGA